The DNA sequence ATTGAGGTCACTACTCCAGCTCTCACTTTGTGCTGTGAGTACGGGGTTGCGCGTCAATGCTTCAAAGCTCAAAGCAGAGACAAATCGTTCTGCACTAGGACTCATGACTACATGTATATTAGCACCTGCTTTGATAAAAAGTCTAGCAATATCACATGCCTTGTAAGCCGAAATGCTTCCTGTAACCCCAAGAAGTACTGATTTTCCTGTAAGATCTATTTGCATTGGTCAGCTCCAAAAAATGTATAGAAGAAATTTTTAATAATCTTGATGGGAGTTCTGGAGATAGCGAGTGCACCTTTTTCTACATTTTTGTTTACAGTACTTCCTGCAGCAATCATAACATTATCTTCAATAGTAACGGGTGCAATAAGTTGAGTATCTGAGCCAACAAAAACATTTTTACCAATGATAGTTTTATGCTTTTTTTTACCATCATAATTGCAAGTAATAACCCCTGCACCAATATTGGTTCCCTCGCCAATGGTTGCATCACCAATATAGGAAAGGTGCCCTGCTTTGGTATTGGTAAGGGATGATTGTTTGACTTCAACGAAATTTCCTATATGTGTGCTCTTAAGTAGGCTACCAGGTCTGATGCGTCCCATAGGGCCAACACTAGAGTCTTCAATATGGGAGTTCTCTATGACAGAGTGGCTTTTGATATGAGCATTAATGAGTCTGCTCTCTCCAATGATGCTTACACCATTTTCTAAAATACACTCTCCTTCAAATATAGCACGACAGTCGATGTAGATGGTTTCAGGCAGATGCATAGTGACACCTTGTATCATCAATACCTCTTTGATACGATCTTGCATAATCTCTTCAGCACGTGCAAGGTCAAGCTTGGAATTGACGCCTTTAAATACGCTCTCTTCAATATAGACAGGGTGCACCTCTTTGCCCTCATCAACTGCCATTTTAATGATATCTGTAAGATAGTACTCTTTTTGGGCGTTATGATTGTCAAGTTGAG is a window from the Sulfurovum sp. genome containing:
- the glmU gene encoding bifunctional UDP-N-acetylglucosamine diphosphorylase/glucosamine-1-phosphate N-acetyltransferase GlmU — encoded protein: MPISVVILAAGQGTRMKSQKPKVLHEISGKPMLFHVIDTAQEISDDIVVVLHHQAERIQNIVEEHYKGICFHRQDVQQFPGTGGAMKGISIKHKRTLILNGDMPLITKRSLEALTVGDADINMSIIKLEDPNGYGRVVIKEGSAKEIIEQKDCTPEQLKINTVNGGIYAVNTMVLERYIPQLDNHNAQKEYYLTDIIKMAVDEGKEVHPVYIEESVFKGVNSKLDLARAEEIMQDRIKEVLMIQGVTMHLPETIYIDCRAIFEGECILENGVSIIGESRLINAHIKSHSVIENSHIEDSSVGPMGRIRPGSLLKSTHIGNFVEVKQSSLTNTKAGHLSYIGDATIGEGTNIGAGVITCNYDGKKKHKTIIGKNVFVGSDTQLIAPVTIEDNVMIAAGSTVNKNVEKGALAISRTPIKIIKNFFYTFFGADQCK